From a region of the Odocoileus virginianus isolate 20LAN1187 ecotype Illinois chromosome 1, Ovbor_1.2, whole genome shotgun sequence genome:
- the LOC139035512 gene encoding uncharacterized protein → MYRFRSQLFTGISAAAIAHSYPSRFSPLLLAEDSPLSRPSHRRTSKKCSSIG, encoded by the coding sequence ATGTATCGTTTCCGATCACAGCTCTTCACGGGGATTTCAGCTGCCGCCATCGCCCACTCTTACCCGAGCCGCTTCTCGCCTCTGTTGTTAGCCGAAGACTCGCCTCTCAGCCGCCCGTCGCACAGACGCACGAGTAAAAAGTGCAGCTCCATCGGCTGA